A DNA window from Allokutzneria albata contains the following coding sequences:
- a CDS encoding PepSY domain-containing protein, which yields MIFRGVCALVVLAAVTGCSPAPPPETAPTVPLPATQAQPPAPPAPAPPKIDREQAGRLAEQAAPGFRVTAIDLDTDEGRRIWDVDLVNDRNERRDLDVDAETGQILPDLDND from the coding sequence ATGATCTTCAGGGGAGTATGTGCCCTGGTCGTGCTCGCCGCCGTGACCGGGTGCTCGCCCGCTCCGCCGCCGGAGACCGCGCCGACCGTTCCCCTGCCCGCCACCCAGGCGCAGCCGCCCGCTCCGCCCGCCCCGGCCCCGCCGAAGATCGACCGCGAGCAGGCGGGCCGCCTCGCCGAGCAGGCCGCCCCCGGCTTCCGCGTCACCGCCATCGACCTCGACACCGACGAGGGCCGCCGCATCTGGGACGTGGACCTGGTCAACGACCGCAACGAGCGCCGCGACCTCGACGTGGACGCCGAGACCGGCCAGATCCTGCCCGACCTGGACAACGACTGA
- a CDS encoding STAS domain-containing protein — protein MTWHADRHARGEGGDGPDAGELIQLSVRPLPGGAVVHVRGEIDMLSAAPLRQECAGRLDGAEALLVLDLSEVTFLGSSGLSVLAETAELAKARNKRLRLVYQGPVVGNPLSVTGMDTEFDSYETLDRALADQS, from the coding sequence ATGACCTGGCACGCCGATCGGCACGCCCGGGGTGAGGGCGGGGACGGTCCCGACGCGGGCGAGCTGATCCAGCTCTCCGTGCGGCCGCTGCCGGGCGGTGCGGTGGTGCACGTCCGCGGTGAGATCGACATGCTCAGCGCGGCCCCGCTGCGCCAGGAGTGCGCGGGCAGGCTCGACGGCGCCGAGGCGCTGCTCGTGCTGGACCTGTCCGAGGTGACCTTCCTCGGCTCCTCCGGGCTGTCCGTGCTCGCCGAGACCGCGGAGCTGGCCAAGGCGCGCAACAAGCGGCTCCGCCTGGTCTACCAGGGCCCGGTCGTCGGCAACCCGCTCTCGGTCACCGGCATGGACACCGAGTTCGACTCCTACGAAACCCTCGACCGCGCCCTCGCCGACCAGTCCTGA
- a CDS encoding ATP-binding protein: protein MPDRPGLATPFPIEDLPGAVWLLAGPGTEVVAANSRAAAHPAPLTDPELLAALATVLETGRPTRVGLTGAPTRVALVGPHRDAAGAVIGCLVQVVDVDEVAARWAVAAAQNRLLPATLPVVPGYHLAAHYVAATQPGRAGGDFYDALAVGGGRLAVLLGDVVGAGLTATAVTAQLRGAAISALLDGDDVDGVIARLDRLAAHVPGAAGSTVCVAVIDPARGELSVGSAGHPRPLLLTEHDAGELSWRIGPPLALASERPPAHTVGIAAGDVFVLYSNGLLNSGVFADSLRGVPRDVESVCSHLIGAVLDGGAALDDAALLVVGTDPSRTPPLSIAVTAAPEQLATIRRALREWTARIGLDAEEVLGLQLAVGEAATNAIEHAYRDREPGPVRLTAEVRGDGDLVVEIADEGEWRTTDPGENQHRGRGMHLIRSSMDELDVRRGDGGTVVRMSRHLGRARLAEEPEPVDPPVAEETDADTVTFEVHNSHDAVLVRLGGILDAVDADEVHRRLQQLSRAGSAPLTVDLSGVRLVDSTGVRVLFELALQATAAGGKLTVLVPEGSLPHRVLSITGLDQVATVIPG from the coding sequence GTGCCCGACCGTCCCGGTCTCGCCACGCCGTTCCCGATCGAAGACCTCCCGGGCGCTGTGTGGCTGCTGGCGGGGCCGGGCACCGAGGTGGTCGCGGCGAACTCCAGGGCGGCCGCCCACCCCGCGCCGCTGACCGATCCCGAGCTGCTGGCCGCGCTGGCCACGGTGCTGGAGACGGGGCGCCCCACCCGGGTCGGCCTCACCGGTGCTCCGACCCGCGTCGCTCTGGTCGGCCCGCACCGCGACGCCGCGGGAGCCGTCATCGGCTGTCTGGTCCAGGTCGTCGACGTGGACGAGGTCGCGGCGCGCTGGGCCGTCGCGGCCGCCCAGAACCGGTTGCTGCCCGCGACCCTGCCCGTCGTGCCCGGTTACCACCTGGCCGCCCACTACGTCGCCGCGACGCAGCCCGGACGAGCGGGCGGGGACTTCTACGACGCCCTCGCGGTGGGCGGCGGCAGGCTCGCGGTGCTGCTCGGTGACGTGGTCGGCGCCGGGCTCACAGCCACGGCGGTCACCGCGCAGCTGCGGGGCGCCGCGATCTCCGCGCTGCTGGACGGTGACGACGTCGACGGGGTGATCGCCCGGCTGGACCGCCTCGCCGCGCACGTCCCGGGGGCCGCGGGGAGCACGGTGTGCGTCGCGGTGATCGACCCCGCACGCGGCGAACTGAGCGTCGGCAGTGCCGGTCACCCCCGCCCGTTGCTGTTGACCGAGCACGACGCGGGCGAGCTGTCCTGGCGGATCGGCCCACCGCTCGCACTGGCCAGCGAGCGCCCGCCCGCGCACACCGTCGGCATCGCCGCGGGTGACGTCTTCGTCTTGTACTCCAACGGTCTGCTCAACTCCGGGGTGTTCGCCGACTCGCTGCGTGGAGTGCCCCGCGACGTGGAGAGCGTGTGCTCGCACCTGATCGGCGCCGTGCTCGACGGCGGTGCCGCGCTGGACGACGCGGCGCTGCTCGTGGTGGGGACCGATCCCTCCCGCACACCCCCGCTGTCGATCGCGGTCACCGCGGCGCCCGAACAGCTGGCCACGATCCGCCGCGCGCTGCGCGAGTGGACCGCGCGGATCGGCCTGGACGCCGAGGAGGTCCTCGGTCTGCAGCTGGCGGTCGGCGAGGCGGCCACCAACGCGATCGAGCACGCCTACCGCGACCGCGAACCCGGGCCGGTGCGCCTCACCGCCGAGGTGCGCGGGGACGGCGACCTGGTGGTGGAGATCGCCGACGAGGGGGAGTGGCGCACCACCGATCCGGGTGAGAACCAGCACCGGGGCCGGGGCATGCACCTGATCCGCAGCTCGATGGACGAGCTGGACGTGCGGCGCGGCGACGGCGGAACCGTCGTCCGGATGTCCCGGCACCTGGGCCGCGCCCGCCTCGCCGAGGAGCCGGAGCCGGTGGACCCGCCCGTCGCCGAGGAGACCGACGCCGACACCGTGACCTTCGAGGTGCACAACAGCCACGACGCGGTCCTGGTGCGGCTGGGCGGAATCCTCGACGCGGTGGACGCCGACGAGGTGCACCGCAGGCTCCAGCAGCTCAGCCGCGCGGGCTCGGCCCCGCTGACCGTGGACCTGTCCGGGGTGCGCCTGGTGGACAGCACGGGGGTGCGGGTGCTCTTCGAGCTGGCCCTGCAGGCCACCGCGGCGGGCGGCAAGCTCACCGTGCTCGTGCCCGAGGGCTCGCTGCCCCACCGCGTCCTGTCGATCACCGGCCTGGACCAGGTCGCCACCGTCATCCCCGGCTGA